The following coding sequences lie in one Rissa tridactyla isolate bRisTri1 chromosome Z, bRisTri1.patW.cur.20221130, whole genome shotgun sequence genomic window:
- the TARS1 gene encoding threonine--tRNA ligase 1, cytoplasmic isoform X2 yields MKEVAGDGGRTELNPWPAFINERLEMYNKLKAEHDALLAERAANDSKAIKVTLPDGKQVDAESWKTTPYQIACGISQGLADNTVIAKVNKMVWDLDRPLEEDCTLELLKFEDEEAQAVYWHSSAHIMGEAMERIYGGCLCYGPPIENGFYYDMFLEEGGVSSNDFSALEALCKKIMKEKQAFERLEVKKETLLEMFKYNKFKCRILNEKVNTPTTTVYRCGPLIDLCRGPHVRHTGKIKTIKIHKNSSTYWEGKADMESLQRIYGISFPDAKMLKEWEKFQEEAKSRDHRKIGRDQELFFFHELSPGSCFFLPKGAYIYNTLIEFIRSEYRKRGFQEVVTPNVFNSKLWMTSGHWQHYSDNMFSFEVEKEIFALKPMNCPGHCLMFDHRPRSWRELPLRLADFGVLHRNELSGALTGLTRVRRFQQDDAHIFCAMEQIEEEIKSCLQFLRTVYDVFGFSFKLNLSTRPEKYLGDIEVWNQAEKQLENSLNDFGEKWELNPGDGAFYGPKIDIQIKDAIGRYHQCATIQLDFQLPVRFNLTFVSHDGNDKTRPVIIHRAILGSVERMIAILTENYGGKWPLWLSPQQVMVVPVGPTCDEYAQKVRQHFHDAGLMADVDVDPGCTLNKKIRNAQLAQYNFILVVGEKEKASETVNIRTRDNKVHGERTIADTVERLLELKHSRSRQAEEEF; encoded by the exons ATGAAGGAGGTGGCCGGCGATGGAGGGCGGACGGAG CTGAATCCTTGGCCTGCATTTATCAATGAACGTTTGGAGATGTACAATAAACTTAAAGCTGAACATGATGCACTCCTTGCAGAAAGAGCTGCAAATGACAGTAAAGCCATTAAAGTTACATTACCCGATGGCAAGCAGGTTGATGCTGAATCCTGGAAGACTACTCCTTATCAAATTGCTTGTGGAATTAG TCAAGGTCTAGCTGACAACACTGTTATTGCCAAAGTGAACAAGATGGTTTGGGATCTAGACCGGCCTTTGGAGGAGGACTGTACCTTGGAGCTGCTTAAGTTTGAAGATGAAGAGGCTCAAGCA GTATACTGGCACTCAAGTGCTCACATAATGGGTGAAGCTATGGAGCGAATCTATGGTGGCTGTTTGTGCTATGGCCCACCAatagaaaatggattttattatGACATGTTCCTTGAGGAAGG gGGTGTATCAAGTAACGACTTCTCCGCTTTGGAAGCGTTATGCAAAAAGataatgaaggaaaaacaagccTTTGAAAGACTGGAAGTTAAGAAGGAAACACTACTTGAAATGTTTAAG taTAATAAATTCAAGTGTCGCATCCTGAATGAGAAGGTCAATACTCCAACTACAACGGTATACAG GTGCGGTCCCTTGATAGATTTGTGCAGAGGGCCTCATGTCAGACATACTGGCAAGATAAAGACCATAAAAATTCATAAG AATTCTTCTACCTATTGGGAAGGCAAGGCTGATATGGAATCCCTCCAACGGATCTACGGAATTTCATTCCCAGATGCAAAAATGCTGAAGGAATGGGAGAAATTCCAGGAGGAGGCTAAAAGCAGAGATCACAGAAAAATTGGGCGG GACCaagaactgtttttctttcatgagcTCAGCCCTGGTAGCTGTTTTTTCTTGCCAAAAGGAGCTTACATTTACAACACGTTAATTGAATTCATCCGG AGCGAGTATCGAAAACGTGGATTCCAGGAGGTTGTCACTCCAAATGTTTTCAACAGTAAACTATGGATGACTTCAGGGCACTGGCAGCATTACAGTGACAACATGTTTTCGTTCGAAGTGGAGAAAGAAATCTTTGCTCTGAAGCCTATGAACTGTCCAGGACACTG CCTTATGTTTGATCACCGTCCAAGATCATGGCGTGAGCTGCCATTACGGTTGGCTGATTTTGGTGTTCTGCATCGCAATGAACTGTCAGGAGCTCTTACAGGACTCACTCGAGTACGCCGATTCCAGCAGGACGATGCTCACATATTCTGTGCTATGGAGCAG ATTGAAGAGGAGATTAAGAGTTGTCTGCAATTCTTGCGTACCGTGTATGATGtctttggattttcctttaaACTGAATCTCTCCACTCGTCCTGAAAAGTACCTGGGAGATATTGAAGTGTGGAATCAAGCTGAAAAG CAACTCGAAAACAGCCTCAATGACTTTGGTGAGAAGTGGGAGTTAAACCCTGGCGATGGAGCTTTCTATGGACCTAAG ATTGACATTCAGATTAAAGATGCCATTGGCCGCTACCACCAATGTGCTACAATCCAGCTTGACTTTCAGCTGCCAGTCAGATTTAACCTCACCTTTGTCAG CCATGATGGTAATGACAAGACAAGACCAGTTATCATTCACCGGGCTATCCTGGGATCTGTGGAGAGAATGATCGCCATTCTAACTGAAAACTATGGAGGCAAATG GCCGCTCTGGCTGTCCCCGCAGCAAGTAATGGTGGTACCAGTAGGACCAACATGTGATGAGTATGCTCAAAAG GTCAGGCAGCACTTCCATGACGCTGGATTAATGGCAGATGTTGATGTAGATCCTGGGTGCACACTGAACAAGAAGATCAGAAATGCTCAGCTTGCACAATACAACTTCATTCTGG
- the TARS1 gene encoding threonine--tRNA ligase 1, cytoplasmic isoform X1: protein MAGADSQVNAGEEKKADCGKKKMKEVAGDGGRTELNPWPAFINERLEMYNKLKAEHDALLAERAANDSKAIKVTLPDGKQVDAESWKTTPYQIACGISQGLADNTVIAKVNKMVWDLDRPLEEDCTLELLKFEDEEAQAVYWHSSAHIMGEAMERIYGGCLCYGPPIENGFYYDMFLEEGGVSSNDFSALEALCKKIMKEKQAFERLEVKKETLLEMFKYNKFKCRILNEKVNTPTTTVYRCGPLIDLCRGPHVRHTGKIKTIKIHKNSSTYWEGKADMESLQRIYGISFPDAKMLKEWEKFQEEAKSRDHRKIGRDQELFFFHELSPGSCFFLPKGAYIYNTLIEFIRSEYRKRGFQEVVTPNVFNSKLWMTSGHWQHYSDNMFSFEVEKEIFALKPMNCPGHCLMFDHRPRSWRELPLRLADFGVLHRNELSGALTGLTRVRRFQQDDAHIFCAMEQIEEEIKSCLQFLRTVYDVFGFSFKLNLSTRPEKYLGDIEVWNQAEKQLENSLNDFGEKWELNPGDGAFYGPKIDIQIKDAIGRYHQCATIQLDFQLPVRFNLTFVSHDGNDKTRPVIIHRAILGSVERMIAILTENYGGKWPLWLSPQQVMVVPVGPTCDEYAQKVRQHFHDAGLMADVDVDPGCTLNKKIRNAQLAQYNFILVVGEKEKASETVNIRTRDNKVHGERTIADTVERLLELKHSRSRQAEEEF from the exons ATGGCGGGCGCTGACAGCCAG GTAaatgctggggaagaaaaaaaggcggACTGCGGAAAGAAGAAGATGAAGGAGGTGGCCGGCGATGGAGGGCGGACGGAG CTGAATCCTTGGCCTGCATTTATCAATGAACGTTTGGAGATGTACAATAAACTTAAAGCTGAACATGATGCACTCCTTGCAGAAAGAGCTGCAAATGACAGTAAAGCCATTAAAGTTACATTACCCGATGGCAAGCAGGTTGATGCTGAATCCTGGAAGACTACTCCTTATCAAATTGCTTGTGGAATTAG TCAAGGTCTAGCTGACAACACTGTTATTGCCAAAGTGAACAAGATGGTTTGGGATCTAGACCGGCCTTTGGAGGAGGACTGTACCTTGGAGCTGCTTAAGTTTGAAGATGAAGAGGCTCAAGCA GTATACTGGCACTCAAGTGCTCACATAATGGGTGAAGCTATGGAGCGAATCTATGGTGGCTGTTTGTGCTATGGCCCACCAatagaaaatggattttattatGACATGTTCCTTGAGGAAGG gGGTGTATCAAGTAACGACTTCTCCGCTTTGGAAGCGTTATGCAAAAAGataatgaaggaaaaacaagccTTTGAAAGACTGGAAGTTAAGAAGGAAACACTACTTGAAATGTTTAAG taTAATAAATTCAAGTGTCGCATCCTGAATGAGAAGGTCAATACTCCAACTACAACGGTATACAG GTGCGGTCCCTTGATAGATTTGTGCAGAGGGCCTCATGTCAGACATACTGGCAAGATAAAGACCATAAAAATTCATAAG AATTCTTCTACCTATTGGGAAGGCAAGGCTGATATGGAATCCCTCCAACGGATCTACGGAATTTCATTCCCAGATGCAAAAATGCTGAAGGAATGGGAGAAATTCCAGGAGGAGGCTAAAAGCAGAGATCACAGAAAAATTGGGCGG GACCaagaactgtttttctttcatgagcTCAGCCCTGGTAGCTGTTTTTTCTTGCCAAAAGGAGCTTACATTTACAACACGTTAATTGAATTCATCCGG AGCGAGTATCGAAAACGTGGATTCCAGGAGGTTGTCACTCCAAATGTTTTCAACAGTAAACTATGGATGACTTCAGGGCACTGGCAGCATTACAGTGACAACATGTTTTCGTTCGAAGTGGAGAAAGAAATCTTTGCTCTGAAGCCTATGAACTGTCCAGGACACTG CCTTATGTTTGATCACCGTCCAAGATCATGGCGTGAGCTGCCATTACGGTTGGCTGATTTTGGTGTTCTGCATCGCAATGAACTGTCAGGAGCTCTTACAGGACTCACTCGAGTACGCCGATTCCAGCAGGACGATGCTCACATATTCTGTGCTATGGAGCAG ATTGAAGAGGAGATTAAGAGTTGTCTGCAATTCTTGCGTACCGTGTATGATGtctttggattttcctttaaACTGAATCTCTCCACTCGTCCTGAAAAGTACCTGGGAGATATTGAAGTGTGGAATCAAGCTGAAAAG CAACTCGAAAACAGCCTCAATGACTTTGGTGAGAAGTGGGAGTTAAACCCTGGCGATGGAGCTTTCTATGGACCTAAG ATTGACATTCAGATTAAAGATGCCATTGGCCGCTACCACCAATGTGCTACAATCCAGCTTGACTTTCAGCTGCCAGTCAGATTTAACCTCACCTTTGTCAG CCATGATGGTAATGACAAGACAAGACCAGTTATCATTCACCGGGCTATCCTGGGATCTGTGGAGAGAATGATCGCCATTCTAACTGAAAACTATGGAGGCAAATG GCCGCTCTGGCTGTCCCCGCAGCAAGTAATGGTGGTACCAGTAGGACCAACATGTGATGAGTATGCTCAAAAG GTCAGGCAGCACTTCCATGACGCTGGATTAATGGCAGATGTTGATGTAGATCCTGGGTGCACACTGAACAAGAAGATCAGAAATGCTCAGCTTGCACAATACAACTTCATTCTGG